Proteins from a genomic interval of Niabella soli DSM 19437:
- a CDS encoding lmo0937 family membrane protein: MRNLLWLIAVICIIVWVLGLIGIGGGMGLGHLIHILLVLAIIIVLYNIISGRKPVD, from the coding sequence ATGAGAAATTTATTATGGCTGATAGCCGTTATATGCATCATTGTATGGGTTTTAGGATTGATTGGGATTGGAGGAGGCATGGGGCTGGGCCACTTAATACATATACTGCTGGTGCTGGCAATTATTATTGTATTGTACAATATCATTTCCGGGCGTAAGCCGGTTGATTAG
- a CDS encoding cbb3-type cytochrome c oxidase subunit I, with the protein MYISGILKKTIAIISALFAGATVLQAQTMTPYSFSFDSGYGPLYFLFILAFLLLLVALILLSKARRIRNNFRETKKENPSFLKEHAGSLNSPQIKKVLRGRRSKKAALSLLLAGMLLPSSKLLAQEQGGAPGPLLSQAGIIITIVLLLVPILLAVLLLIVKLKKVFTQLQNKLNTEKADQLANYLSNLPEDEAAALTKRQKALDYRLSHQELSGDQLAEDKKGLLQINGAPGLPIVAVKKKAQQRPNIDPELSKLVLWYLGCATFWLLFGTTVGEYIGIKFVAPDADHISWLSFGRLRPVHTNSVFWGWASLGMIGLAYYIVPRVCNTKLASMKWGWYTLYLINASVILGTICLMAGINNGGGEYREYIWPVMLLFAIGLVATLINFLNTIARRTTKEIYISNWYIVSSIIFTIVIALVAYIPYWQNGLGETIAQGYYMHQGVGMWFMLFTLGIVYYFLPQQLNKPIYSYSLGILAFWTQILFYTLIGTHHFVFSAIPWWLQTIAIVGSAGMAIPVIAGTTNFLMTFKGSMYKIKDSYTLPFFLVGIIFYFTGSMQGTAEAFRETNLIWHFTDFTVAHSHLTMYGIICFFLWAAIYAVIPRLTGKEAPQITIGAHFWMALIGMLFYTIPLMYGSTLKGLLWKEGKPFIDGVVLMAPYWLWRAIGGSLMWLSHLFFAYNMYKMLSPNYIVDVNEAAVDKLDKDNPTILKPIA; encoded by the coding sequence ATGTATATTTCAGGCATTTTAAAAAAAACAATTGCTATTATCAGCGCCCTTTTTGCGGGCGCCACGGTTTTGCAGGCACAAACAATGACCCCTTATTCTTTTTCATTCGATTCGGGGTATGGCCCGCTGTACTTCCTGTTCATTCTGGCATTCCTCCTGCTGTTGGTTGCATTGATTTTGCTGTCGAAGGCGCGCAGGATCCGGAACAATTTCCGGGAAACAAAAAAAGAAAATCCTTCTTTTTTAAAGGAACATGCCGGCAGTTTGAATAGTCCGCAAATAAAAAAGGTATTGCGGGGCCGGCGTTCAAAAAAAGCGGCGTTAAGCCTGTTGCTAGCAGGAATGCTTTTGCCATCGTCGAAACTATTGGCCCAGGAACAGGGAGGCGCGCCCGGGCCTTTATTAAGTCAGGCGGGTATTATCATCACCATTGTACTGCTGCTGGTTCCCATCCTGCTGGCCGTTCTGTTGCTGATCGTAAAGTTAAAGAAAGTGTTCACCCAGCTTCAAAACAAACTGAATACAGAAAAAGCGGATCAACTGGCAAACTACCTCAGCAATTTGCCGGAAGACGAAGCGGCGGCGCTCACCAAAAGACAAAAAGCTTTGGATTACCGGCTGTCGCACCAGGAACTTTCCGGTGATCAATTGGCCGAGGACAAAAAAGGATTGTTGCAAATAAACGGTGCGCCCGGGCTGCCGATAGTGGCCGTTAAGAAAAAAGCGCAGCAGCGTCCCAATATTGATCCGGAATTATCAAAGCTGGTGCTCTGGTACCTGGGCTGTGCTACTTTCTGGTTATTGTTTGGCACCACGGTTGGCGAATATATTGGTATTAAATTCGTGGCTCCCGATGCGGATCATATCAGTTGGCTGAGCTTCGGCAGGCTGCGGCCGGTGCATACTAACTCGGTTTTTTGGGGCTGGGCATCGCTGGGGATGATTGGACTGGCCTACTATATTGTGCCGCGGGTATGCAACACAAAGTTAGCCAGCATGAAATGGGGCTGGTACACCCTGTACCTGATCAATGCCTCCGTAATACTGGGCACGATCTGCCTGATGGCGGGTATTAATAACGGCGGCGGTGAATACCGCGAATACATCTGGCCGGTGATGCTGTTATTTGCGATAGGGCTGGTAGCAACGCTGATCAATTTCCTGAATACGATCGCCCGGCGCACCACCAAAGAGATCTATATCTCCAACTGGTACATTGTTTCCTCCATTATTTTCACCATTGTTATTGCATTGGTTGCCTACATCCCTTACTGGCAGAACGGGTTGGGTGAAACAATAGCGCAGGGTTACTACATGCACCAAGGGGTAGGTATGTGGTTTATGCTGTTCACATTGGGCATCGTGTATTATTTTCTGCCGCAACAACTGAATAAGCCCATCTATTCCTACAGCCTGGGAATCCTCGCCTTCTGGACGCAGATCTTATTTTATACACTGATCGGTACCCACCATTTTGTATTCAGCGCCATTCCCTGGTGGCTGCAAACCATTGCCATTGTAGGCAGCGCAGGCATGGCAATACCGGTTATTGCGGGCACTACCAATTTCCTGATGACGTTTAAAGGCTCCATGTATAAGATAAAGGACAGTTATACCCTTCCTTTCTTCCTGGTGGGCATCATATTTTATTTCACCGGTTCCATGCAGGGAACGGCAGAAGCCTTTCGTGAAACCAACCTGATCTGGCACTTTACCGATTTTACCGTAGCGCACTCGCACCTGACCATGTATGGCATTATTTGCTTTTTCCTGTGGGCGGCTATCTATGCAGTGATACCCCGGCTTACCGGTAAGGAAGCACCGCAAATAACCATTGGGGCCCATTTCTGGATGGCGCTGATCGGGATGCTGTTTTATACGATTCCTTTGATGTATGGCAGTACTTTAAAAGGATTGCTATGGAAGGAAGGGAAGCCTTTTATCGACGGCGTTGTACTGATGGCACCTTATTGGCTGTGGCGGGCGATCGGCGGCAGCCTGATGTGGTTATCGCACCTGTTCTTCGCCTACAATATGTATAAGATGCTTTCCCCGAATTATATAGTGGACGTAAATGAAGCGGCTGTTGATAAGCTCGACAAGGACAATCCCACTATTTTGAAACCAATCGCTTAA
- a CDS encoding cytochrome c, whose amino-acid sequence MDFFNNHKKLFGTAALFFIGLTILVAVIPAINNQQNNAPLPNAIALSADAKKGKALFISNGCVACHTQQVRNVDMDKVWGKRPSMAADYAAIHRTDFWRNTATLMGTERTGPDLTDVGNRQPSKDWNLVHLYNPRAVVKESVMPAYPWLFTVKKEPAKNEVVVNVPAAFTKGIDGKIIATKDALYLIAYLQSLKQTPLPEGSVAPAFLYKSEKKAAAGGAAAAPELDGKALFAANCQACHQENGEGLPGAFPPLKGSQTVLGDDLEKYVGIIMNGYDGLPGYGVMPSVGKNMNFTENEVAAIINHERTSWGNNAKKVTPEEIKKIIDLVKSKVPQQ is encoded by the coding sequence ATGGATTTCTTTAATAATCATAAAAAACTTTTTGGAACCGCGGCCCTGTTTTTTATAGGCCTGACCATTCTGGTTGCAGTAATACCGGCGATCAACAATCAGCAAAACAATGCACCGTTACCCAACGCGATTGCCCTGAGTGCGGACGCCAAAAAAGGAAAGGCACTCTTTATATCAAACGGCTGCGTGGCCTGTCATACCCAACAGGTGCGGAATGTGGATATGGACAAAGTTTGGGGAAAACGGCCCAGCATGGCAGCAGACTATGCTGCCATTCACCGTACGGATTTCTGGCGCAACACGGCAACCCTGATGGGCACCGAACGTACCGGCCCCGACCTTACCGATGTGGGTAACCGCCAGCCCAGCAAGGACTGGAATCTGGTACACCTGTATAATCCCAGGGCGGTTGTAAAAGAATCCGTGATGCCCGCTTACCCCTGGCTGTTTACGGTCAAAAAAGAACCGGCAAAAAATGAGGTGGTAGTGAATGTACCCGCAGCTTTCACCAAAGGAATTGATGGAAAAATCATAGCAACCAAAGATGCGCTTTACCTCATTGCCTATTTACAGTCTTTAAAACAAACACCGCTTCCTGAGGGTAGTGTCGCTCCCGCGTTCTTATATAAATCAGAAAAAAAAGCTGCTGCGGGCGGTGCCGCTGCTGCGCCGGAGCTGGATGGGAAAGCCTTGTTTGCCGCTAATTGCCAGGCTTGCCACCAGGAAAACGGAGAAGGACTTCCCGGAGCCTTTCCACCACTTAAAGGCAGCCAGACGGTATTGGGTGATGACCTGGAGAAATATGTAGGCATCATTATGAACGGCTATGACGGACTGCCGGGTTATGGCGTTATGCCCTCTGTAGGAAAGAATATGAACTTTACAGAGAACGAAGTAGCCGCCATCATAAACCATGAGCGCACCAGTTGGGGAAACAATGCTAAAAAAGTAACCCCCGAAGAAATAAAAAAAATTATAGACCTGGTAAAATCCAAAGTACCACAACAATGA
- a CDS encoding TolC family protein, protein MNGYFKTVLFIVLLIPLASQAQDAKTLGYYLETATVNSPVLHDYQNQRDAVRIDSLKFRADYGVKVNGQGDALYAPVFRGWGYDAAISNGQSVDLLIRASRDFLSRKNKDTRLAGYSLSIDQLQNQSSITRLTLERAITEQYIITYGSQRQYEVVEEVLRLLNEEDIILKKLTQNAVFKQTDYLSFKVTLQQNLLSLQQHKTDWRNDYAVLNYLSGVVDTSLQKLAPPDIPDTVPQGFEESIYAESYRTDSLKLDNEARVIHYDYRPKISAFADGGYSSSLTTTPYKNFGTSAGVAVTLPIYDGHKRNLSLRQNQLSMETRATYNAFAKKQYQQQLQQLTAQIQQYRQLTVTATEQMKYAQTLIEANMKQLPTGDVRVADFILSISNYINLKSGLVQYETTLYNLYNHLHHLILQ, encoded by the coding sequence ATGAACGGTTATTTCAAAACCGTCCTTTTTATCGTTTTGCTGATTCCCCTGGCTTCGCAGGCCCAGGACGCGAAAACACTGGGGTATTACCTGGAAACTGCAACGGTCAATAGCCCGGTGTTGCATGATTACCAAAACCAGCGGGATGCGGTGCGTATTGATAGTTTAAAGTTCCGGGCAGATTATGGAGTGAAGGTAAACGGGCAGGGTGATGCGCTATATGCGCCGGTATTCAGAGGCTGGGGATATGATGCCGCCATCTCTAACGGGCAAAGCGTTGATTTGCTGATCCGCGCCAGTCGCGATTTTTTAAGCCGGAAAAACAAGGACACCCGGTTGGCCGGTTATTCGCTCAGCATTGACCAACTGCAAAACCAAAGTAGCATTACCCGGCTCACCCTGGAGCGCGCCATTACCGAGCAATATATTATTACTTATGGCAGCCAACGGCAATACGAAGTGGTGGAGGAAGTGCTTCGCTTATTGAACGAAGAAGATATTATTTTAAAGAAGCTGACGCAAAACGCCGTATTTAAACAAACAGACTATTTAAGCTTTAAAGTAACCCTGCAGCAAAATCTGCTTTCCCTGCAACAGCACAAAACGGACTGGCGTAATGATTATGCTGTATTAAATTATTTGTCGGGGGTGGTAGATACTTCATTGCAAAAACTGGCGCCCCCGGATATACCGGACACCGTACCGCAGGGTTTTGAAGAGAGCATTTACGCCGAAAGCTATCGCACGGACAGTCTTAAACTGGACAATGAGGCGCGGGTCATTCATTATGATTACCGGCCCAAAATTTCCGCTTTTGCCGACGGGGGCTATTCCTCTTCACTGACTACTACGCCGTATAAAAATTTTGGAACCAGCGCCGGTGTTGCCGTTACGCTGCCTATTTACGATGGGCATAAACGTAATCTGTCCTTACGGCAAAACCAACTCTCCATGGAGACCCGTGCTACTTACAATGCGTTTGCAAAAAAGCAGTACCAGCAGCAATTGCAGCAACTGACCGCCCAGATCCAACAATACCGCCAGTTGACCGTTACGGCTACGGAACAAATGAAGTATGCGCAAACGCTTATAGAGGCCAATATGAAGCAACTGCCCACGGGCGATGTACGGGTGGCCGATTTTATTTTGTCGATCAGCAATTATATCAACCTTAAGTCTGGCCTGGTGCAATATGAAACCACTTTGTATAATCTCTATAATCATCTTCATCATTTAATTCTTCAATGA
- a CDS encoding efflux RND transporter periplasmic adaptor subunit, giving the protein MNSCRYTFFLCLLLLALAACHNKTEEPAEDAAVRDLHIPVTVAHPTDTVHLTDAITLNAISTYLLRSDVKANTTGYVTKVRVKLSDFVHRGQALFGLETKEARALGNTINHLDPSFRFSGTTTVVSPATGYIAMLNHQAGDYVQDGEVLATVTDAGSFGFVMNVPYEYNQLVHTGGSFLVNLPDGRMLNGQVAKIMPSVDSLTQTQKVLIKVKEGGGIPENLIATVKLERKKAAGMYVPKPAVLTDDAQTAFWVMKLINDSTAVKTDIKKGTENDKWVEVLSGGITPEDRIITVGNYGMGDTATIKIQKTER; this is encoded by the coding sequence ATGAATTCTTGCCGCTATACGTTCTTTCTTTGTTTGCTTTTGCTGGCACTGGCTGCCTGTCATAATAAGACGGAAGAGCCGGCGGAGGACGCTGCCGTTCGGGATCTTCATATACCGGTAACGGTGGCCCATCCCACCGATACGGTGCATCTTACAGACGCCATTACTTTAAATGCCATTTCCACCTACCTGTTACGGTCCGATGTAAAAGCGAATACCACTGGTTATGTAACAAAAGTGCGCGTCAAACTTTCAGACTTTGTACACCGGGGACAGGCGCTTTTTGGGCTGGAAACAAAAGAAGCACGGGCATTAGGCAATACGATCAATCACCTGGATCCTTCTTTCCGGTTTTCAGGAACTACAACAGTGGTAAGCCCCGCAACGGGATATATTGCCATGCTTAATCACCAGGCGGGCGACTATGTGCAGGATGGCGAGGTGCTGGCAACTGTTACTGATGCCGGTAGTTTTGGGTTTGTAATGAATGTACCTTACGAATACAACCAGTTGGTGCATACCGGCGGTAGTTTCCTGGTCAATCTTCCCGACGGGCGTATGCTTAACGGGCAGGTTGCTAAAATTATGCCTTCGGTTGATTCGCTGACCCAAACACAAAAAGTGCTGATAAAAGTAAAGGAGGGGGGAGGTATTCCGGAAAACCTGATTGCCACGGTAAAGCTGGAACGTAAAAAAGCGGCCGGTATGTATGTGCCCAAACCGGCTGTGCTGACGGATGATGCGCAAACGGCATTTTGGGTAATGAAACTGATCAATGATTCTACCGCGGTAAAAACCGATATTAAAAAAGGAACAGAAAATGATAAATGGGTAGAAGTGCTTTCTGGTGGCATTACGCCGGAGGACCGTATCATTACGGTAGGCAATTATGGAATGGGTGATACCGCAACGATAAAGATCCAAAAAACGGAGCGCTAA
- the ric gene encoding iron-sulfur cluster repair di-iron protein — protein MNISKEDNIGKIVAEDLRSGSVFEKFGLDFCCNGDRSLEEACTVAAVDINKVLTALNEIDNSVKASLDYNAWPVDLLADYIEKKHHRYVSAQIPVLQGLLHKIANVHGAKHPELLGVKELFYECAGELTMHMKKEELMLFPFIKKLVTAQLSGTRKPSGPFDSVEHPIHAMLQEHSIEGDRFGTIESLTNRYTVPDDGCNTYKAAYQALKEFQEDLHLHIHLENNILFPKAITIEASLS, from the coding sequence ATGAATATTTCAAAAGAAGATAACATCGGAAAAATTGTTGCCGAAGATCTGCGCAGCGGAAGTGTATTTGAAAAGTTTGGACTGGACTTTTGTTGTAACGGCGATCGCAGCCTGGAGGAGGCCTGCACCGTTGCGGCCGTCGACATCAATAAAGTGTTAACCGCATTAAATGAAATCGACAATAGCGTCAAAGCTTCCCTGGACTACAATGCCTGGCCGGTGGACCTCCTGGCCGATTATATCGAAAAAAAACATCACCGGTATGTATCCGCCCAAATACCGGTACTACAGGGCCTGCTCCATAAGATAGCGAATGTGCACGGCGCAAAACACCCGGAACTATTGGGCGTAAAGGAACTCTTTTATGAATGCGCCGGGGAGTTGACGATGCATATGAAGAAGGAAGAATTAATGTTATTTCCTTTCATAAAAAAACTGGTGACTGCACAATTATCCGGAACCAGGAAACCTTCGGGCCCTTTCGACTCGGTCGAGCATCCGATCCACGCCATGCTGCAGGAGCATAGCATAGAAGGAGATCGTTTTGGTACCATAGAATCGCTCACAAATCGTTATACCGTTCCGGATGATGGCTGCAATACCTATAAGGCGGCCTACCAGGCATTGAAGGAGTTCCAGGAAGACCTCCACCTGCATATTCACCTGGAAAACAACATTCTTTTTCCAAAAGCGATCACAATAGAAGCATCACTTTCCTGA
- a CDS encoding glycoside hydrolase family 32 protein, with amino-acid sequence MNKRAFFKSLRPVIAALLFLPLLPNAQELPAHTEAYRPQFHFTPHKGWMNDPNGMVYFNGSYHLFFQHNPDSTVWGPMHWGHAVSKDLVRWKELPIALYPDSLGTIFSGSAVVDSANTAGFGKNAMVAIYTNHNTALEKTGSDKFQNQSIAYSLDAGSSWTKYKDNPILLNPGIRDYRDPKVFWYQPGKKWILTLATLDHITFYASPDLKHWKEESRFGKNLGAHGGVWECPDLFPLKDNGEEVWVLIVNLNPGGPNGGSATQYFTGSFDGHHFTPDDTHIKWLDYGPDEYAGITWSGTSDRKIFLGWMSNWQYANSVPTKNWRSAMTLPRELSIKKIKDQYRITSLPVKEFEKTLQPIQQLSNVMIKNNLDLAQVAKGTFQLDLGGLPPVDFTIELSNTKGDKLEIGFDKKANRYFIDRTHAGATDFSQVFAGKHVAPRLSTSRSVNLKLAVDVASAELFADNGLTVMTSIFFPREPLRNIRIQSENALLIKQLKLSAIH; translated from the coding sequence ATGAACAAGCGCGCTTTCTTTAAAAGTCTGAGGCCTGTTATTGCAGCATTGCTATTCCTGCCTTTGCTGCCAAATGCGCAGGAATTGCCTGCCCACACGGAAGCGTACCGCCCTCAGTTTCATTTCACCCCGCACAAGGGGTGGATGAATGACCCTAACGGGATGGTATATTTCAACGGCAGCTACCACCTGTTTTTCCAGCATAATCCGGATAGTACCGTGTGGGGGCCAATGCACTGGGGCCATGCAGTGAGCAAAGACCTGGTGCGGTGGAAGGAACTTCCCATTGCACTATACCCCGATTCATTGGGCACTATTTTTTCCGGCAGCGCCGTTGTGGATAGCGCTAATACTGCAGGGTTCGGGAAAAACGCGATGGTAGCTATTTATACCAATCACAATACAGCGCTTGAAAAAACCGGCTCCGATAAATTCCAGAATCAAAGCATTGCTTATAGTTTGGATGCAGGGAGCTCTTGGACCAAATATAAGGACAACCCGATACTGCTAAACCCAGGTATCCGCGATTACCGCGACCCCAAAGTATTTTGGTACCAACCCGGTAAAAAATGGATCCTGACATTGGCCACATTGGATCATATCACTTTTTATGCTTCGCCGGATCTGAAGCATTGGAAAGAAGAAAGCCGGTTTGGCAAAAATCTTGGCGCGCATGGCGGGGTTTGGGAATGCCCCGATCTTTTCCCATTGAAAGATAATGGGGAGGAAGTATGGGTATTGATCGTAAACCTTAACCCGGGCGGGCCGAACGGGGGCTCCGCTACGCAGTACTTCACCGGTAGCTTTGACGGGCACCACTTTACCCCCGACGACACCCACATTAAATGGCTGGATTATGGGCCCGATGAATATGCCGGCATTACCTGGTCTGGTACGAGCGACCGGAAAATATTTTTAGGCTGGATGAGCAACTGGCAATATGCCAACAGCGTTCCTACCAAAAACTGGCGCAGCGCCATGACCCTGCCCAGGGAGCTCTCAATAAAAAAGATAAAGGATCAGTACCGCATAACTTCTTTACCGGTAAAAGAATTTGAGAAAACCCTCCAGCCCATCCAACAACTGTCAAACGTAATGATTAAGAATAACCTGGACCTGGCGCAAGTGGCTAAGGGCACTTTCCAATTGGACCTGGGAGGATTGCCTCCGGTTGATTTCACCATTGAATTATCCAACACCAAAGGCGATAAACTGGAAATAGGGTTTGATAAAAAAGCCAACCGATATTTTATTGACCGGACCCATGCGGGCGCCACGGATTTCAGCCAGGTATTTGCCGGAAAACATGTGGCACCCCGTCTTTCCACCAGCCGGTCTGTTAACCTGAAATTGGCGGTTGATGTAGCCTCAGCAGAGCTTTTTGCAGATAACGGGCTTACGGTAATGACCAGTATCTTCTTCCCAAGGGAGCCCCTCCGGAACATCCGCATTCAATCGGAAAACGCATTATTAATTAAACAACTGAAGCTTAGCGCTATTCATTAG
- a CDS encoding RrF2 family transcriptional regulator has translation MFSKTCEYAIRAILFIAHKSENGDKVGIKDIARGIDSPEYFVAKILQNLGKQGLVQSQKGPSGGFYLDDSCRKHSLADIVKAVDGDKIFSGCGLGLKQCSELRPCPIHHEYKEVRKKLITLLEKAKVGTFSEELEKNITFLKRK, from the coding sequence ATGTTTTCAAAAACTTGTGAGTACGCGATAAGAGCTATTTTATTCATCGCCCATAAATCAGAAAATGGGGATAAAGTAGGCATTAAAGATATTGCCAGGGGGATCGATTCTCCTGAATATTTCGTGGCCAAGATCCTCCAAAACCTTGGCAAACAGGGCCTGGTGCAATCACAAAAAGGGCCTTCCGGTGGATTTTACCTCGATGACTCCTGCAGAAAACATTCTTTGGCAGATATCGTAAAGGCGGTAGACGGAGACAAGATCTTTTCCGGTTGCGGACTGGGGCTTAAGCAATGCTCAGAGCTGCGTCCCTGTCCTATTCATCATGAATATAAAGAAGTCAGGAAAAAATTGATCACCCTTTTGGAGAAAGCCAAAGTAGGCACGTTTAGCGAGGAACTGGAAAAAAATATAACCTTCCTTAAGCGGAAATAG
- a CDS encoding group III truncated hemoglobin encodes MKEKKDITTIEDIRQLVDNFYAKVRVNELIGPIFDGVIKDRWPEHLEKMYRFWQTVLLETHTYFGSPFPPHARLPIDQEHFTIWLRLWHETIDEFFSGDIADEAKWRSNKMAAMFLSKIEYYRGSATTPLV; translated from the coding sequence ATGAAAGAGAAAAAAGACATTACCACAATAGAAGATATCCGCCAGTTGGTAGATAATTTTTACGCAAAAGTAAGAGTCAACGAATTGATAGGTCCCATTTTTGATGGGGTTATTAAAGACCGTTGGCCGGAGCACCTGGAAAAAATGTACCGGTTCTGGCAAACGGTATTGCTGGAAACACACACTTATTTCGGCAGCCCTTTTCCACCGCACGCCCGGCTTCCCATAGATCAGGAGCATTTTACCATTTGGCTACGGCTATGGCACGAAACTATCGATGAGTTCTTTAGCGGGGATATAGCAGACGAAGCCAAATGGCGCAGTAATAAAATGGCCGCCATGTTCCTGTCAAAAATAGAATATTACCGCGGCAGCGCCACTACGCCGCTGGTGTAG